One window from the genome of Lysobacter helvus encodes:
- the sppA gene encoding signal peptide peptidase SppA produces MNEVRRRGPIASLFVWLWDAMNFTRRLVFNIVFFSLAFLLIVLLFSGGGLRPLESRTTLVIAPEGRLVEQFSSDTASRALAHALGDDRDEEIQLRDLLRALDAARTDKRIERVFLRVDRLQPSGYASMREVAAALARLRASGKPVVAFGESFVQEQYLLAAQADEVYLDPMGGLVLEGLDRYRQYYREGLQEKLGVDVHLFKVGEFKSAAEPYVLDAASPQAKEADLFWMNDVWQRYLSDVAKARKLSPKDLAAGIDTMPEGIAAARGDLARYALQQKLVDGLKTQEDVDDLLIQRGVADADAEGGFRQVSLDTYLRHIDPGLPSTDPRPQVAVVVAAGEISGGEQPPGSIGGVSTAALLREARDDENVKALVLRVDSPGGEVFASEQIRREIVALKEAGKPVVVSMGDLAASGGYWISMNADRIYADPSTITGSIGIFGLIPTLPRALDKIGVHTDGVGTTRFAGAFDITRPLDPAVGDVIQSVIDKGYRDFTGRVAQARKQSVEEIDAIARGRVWTGAQAKERGLVDDFGGLQTAIDDAAKRAKLGKPDAYRVRYIEREVTPFERFFASMVESRAGAAWLRESSFAQGVARTMVARSLPNVDADLKLLDAAMQRRPGAPVKALAYCFCRL; encoded by the coding sequence ATGAACGAAGTGCGTCGCCGCGGTCCCATCGCCAGCCTGTTCGTGTGGCTGTGGGATGCGATGAACTTCACCCGCCGCCTCGTCTTCAACATCGTCTTCTTCAGCCTGGCGTTCCTGCTGATCGTGTTGTTGTTCTCCGGCGGCGGGCTGCGCCCGCTCGAGTCGCGCACCACGCTCGTCATCGCGCCGGAAGGCCGCCTGGTCGAGCAGTTCAGCAGCGACACCGCCAGCCGCGCGCTCGCGCATGCGCTGGGCGACGACCGCGACGAGGAAATCCAGCTGCGCGACCTGCTGCGCGCGCTCGATGCGGCCCGCACCGACAAGCGCATCGAACGCGTGTTCCTGCGCGTGGATCGCCTGCAGCCGTCCGGCTATGCGTCGATGCGCGAAGTCGCCGCGGCGCTCGCGCGCCTGCGCGCGTCGGGCAAGCCCGTCGTCGCGTTCGGCGAGAGCTTCGTGCAGGAGCAGTATTTGCTCGCCGCGCAGGCCGACGAGGTGTACCTGGATCCGATGGGCGGCCTGGTGCTCGAAGGCCTCGATCGCTATCGCCAGTACTACCGCGAAGGCCTGCAGGAAAAACTCGGCGTCGACGTGCACCTGTTCAAGGTCGGCGAATTCAAGTCGGCGGCCGAACCCTACGTGCTCGATGCCGCCTCGCCGCAGGCGAAGGAAGCCGACCTGTTCTGGATGAACGACGTGTGGCAGCGGTATCTGTCCGACGTCGCCAAGGCGCGCAAGCTGTCGCCGAAGGACCTCGCCGCCGGCATCGACACGATGCCCGAAGGCATCGCCGCCGCGCGCGGCGACCTGGCGCGCTACGCGTTGCAGCAGAAGCTCGTCGACGGGTTGAAGACGCAGGAAGACGTCGACGACCTGCTGATCCAACGCGGCGTCGCCGACGCGGATGCCGAAGGCGGATTCCGCCAGGTGTCGCTCGACACGTACCTGCGCCACATCGATCCGGGCCTGCCGTCCACCGATCCGCGTCCGCAGGTGGCCGTGGTCGTGGCCGCGGGCGAAATCAGCGGCGGCGAACAACCGCCGGGCAGCATCGGTGGCGTGTCCACCGCGGCGTTGCTACGCGAAGCGCGCGACGACGAGAACGTCAAGGCGCTCGTGCTGCGCGTGGATTCGCCCGGCGGCGAAGTGTTCGCGTCCGAGCAGATCCGTCGCGAAATCGTCGCGCTCAAGGAAGCCGGCAAGCCCGTCGTCGTCTCGATGGGCGACCTGGCCGCGTCGGGCGGCTACTGGATCTCGATGAACGCCGATCGCATCTACGCCGATCCCTCGACGATCACCGGCTCCATCGGCATCTTCGGCCTCATCCCCACGCTGCCGCGCGCGCTCGACAAGATCGGCGTGCATACCGATGGCGTCGGCACCACGCGTTTCGCGGGCGCCTTCGACATCACGCGTCCGCTGGACCCGGCCGTCGGCGACGTCATCCAGTCGGTCATCGACAAGGGCTATCGCGATTTCACCGGCCGCGTCGCGCAGGCGCGCAAGCAGAGCGTCGAGGAGATCGACGCCATCGCGCGCGGTCGCGTGTGGACCGGCGCGCAGGCGAAGGAACGCGGGCTCGTCGATGATTTCGGTGGCTTGCAGACCGCGATCGACGATGCCGCCAAGCGCGCGAAGCTCGGCAAGCCCGATGCGTACCGCGTGCGCTACATCGAACGCGAAGTCACGCCGTTCGAGCGCTTCTTCGCCAGCATGGTCGAAAGCCGCGCCGGTGCGGCGTGGTTGCGCGAGTCTTCGTTCGCGCAGGGCGTGGCGCGCACGATGGTCGCGCGCAGCCTGCCGAACGTGGATGCGGACCTGAAACTGCTGGACGCCGCGATGCAGCGTCGCCCCGGCGCGCCGGTGAAGGCGCTGGCGTACTGCTTCTGCCGCCTCTGA